Sequence from the Sus scrofa isolate TJ Tabasco breed Duroc unplaced genomic scaffold, Sscrofa11.1 Contig1574, whole genome shotgun sequence genome:
AAGCATTTTCCCATATAATATCCATTCTATCGCTATGCGGTGTTTTAAGGGAACATACCGTATTCTCCCCTGAGAAATTAATCCACACGGGTTTACTACAGAAGTAAacaaacaattaacaaaaaagaaaacatacaccagtgttttacaagtatttttccctgatgcttaacccacctTTTCAGAAGCTCGAGCTACCTGGACATTGGCTGAGAAGCCTCGTTGCCCTTTTGGAATTCGAAGGAGCTCTTCCGTGAGGACCTCCCCTGTGCTCGGGAAGGGGCTCTTCCGTGTTCTGTGTTTTCTCCCAACGCATATTCATCCACAGGgcgaaatacataaataaatacagagagaggtgggggtgggggagggacctTCGGATTCACTTATCAAGAAGGTAGGGCTTTGGAGATTCAGAGCTTTCTCTGTCCCTAATTAAAACGTCATCCACCCTCTCATCAGCTTAATCTAATTTCTGACCGTGTTCAGTGCTAGCAGgggaccagctcagcaggtgacaCTCGTGTCCGACCTCATCATGCAGAAGACTTTTGCTTTCTGGTGAATTCCTTGTTCTCACTGGAGGCCAGTGGAACCTCAGAACACGGTTTCTGTCAGGGCCACTTCTAGGATGTAGAAGGTCATGAGAAAGTGTATTTAATGGGTATGGGGCCCTGTCAGGTGaaacaatttgattttaaaaatggaataccAATAGGCCCACATAAGGTATAGTCATTTATCAGTGAAGATTGAGAGTAATGGGTATAGATATGTATTCTCTATTGTCCAAATCAATGTGTGTGaagaattttcattgttttatttttattttttattttatttatttatttattgctttttagggctgcacctgtggcatatggatgttcccaggctaggggtcaaattggagctgcagctgccagccgcagccacagccatgcagggtccaagcagctgcatctgtgacctacaccacagctcatagcaatgccaggtccttaacccactgagcgatcaaacccatatcctcatggatcctaattgagttcattacagctgagccgcagtgggaactcctgaggatttTTCGTAGTGTTTAGGCTCCATGTCTTTCTTTTCAGGTCCAAGAGCTGTCTCTTTGTGTTCTTTATCACCACATGTGCTCTTCCATCGTGAGAAAAAGGAACGGTAGCAACACaattagaagttttaaaaaatttattggagtatagttgaattagaatgtgttagtttcagggtacagtaaagtgaattgtataaattacattcttttcccatagaggacattacagaatattgagcagagttccctatgctatgcagcaggtccttgttagtgacatattttatatatagcagcgtgtatatgttaatcccagactcctaatttatccctttctcttgcatttcccctttggtggCCAAAAGTTTGAAGTCTGATTttgagatctgtgagtctgtttctgttttataaataagttcaccTGTATCATTTCTATGAGAtaccacatagaagtgatatcatatgatatttgtatttctgtcttacttcacttaaaatGTTAGCCtctgggtccattcatgttgctgcaactttttttttttctttttgctttttagggccgcacctgaggcacgtggaagttcccaggctaagagtggaattggagctgcaactgccagcctacaccacaaccacggcaacactagatccttagcccactgagcaggccaggatagaacccacatcctcatgggtactagtcgggttccttactgctgacccacaacaggaactccatgttgctgcaactttTAATGCCAtggctttatttctttgtattgaCGAACTGTAGATTTTGCTGcgctttctcccccaccccccaaaaaaagctggTTCGTATTGGCTGCGTCATTAGTCATGACCCTGCAACGTGCATTGTGTTGTTGGACTGTATTGGATTTCTGAGGGCACACCACATGTGGGCATCAGAAAGAGTCAGGGTAGAAACAGCCTCTGTTCGGTTGTCTCTGGGTGGTGCTGTAGATAGAAGCATATAGATAGATCTCTCTTCACACTTGTTTATCCCACTTCTTTCAAAGTGAGGTCCTTCTTTTTAATCTTACAACCTGGATGAAGTAGGTGCATCACTGGGTGTGGGATCTTTCCCTACAGTGTAAGAACAATTCATCACACCTAAATGACTTGCATGGTATTTCacatataaaaaacaataaattacgCCTGAAAACGTTCTACCTTTGAATGATTGTATTCTTTGGAGAAGctcttttttttacttcattgctctagttttttttattaatacaAATGCTGTCTAAGAAGAGCATGAGATTTGACCGAGGCAAACCTGCATTTAATTTTTAGCTGGATTTCTTACTATAAGTGCGGATGAAGCTTCAAGACTCTAGTGTCAGTGGAAAAGTAAGAATACCAGAAATCATCGTGGTTTCAAAAGAACTGGCACATCAGAAACGTGTTTTAAACTTGAGACGTTCTGTGGCAGCTCATACGAAAGGCTAATTTCCCCCATGCAGGTCTCCCTTCCTATGTGAAACAGTTATCAAGGATGCAGGGTTGTATGTTGCTTTATGTGCCTATGTTTGActcagatttaatttaaaaaaaaaggtcttggAGATAATTTATGATAAATTGCTCTATTTTTCCACCTCCATGGATTTTGTGCTGTTTTTCAGGagataataaattcttttttttttttttttttttttttgtctttttgccttttctagggccgctcttgcggcatatggaggttcccaggctaggggcctaatcggagctgtagccaccagcctacaccacagccacagaaacgtaggatccgagccgcctctgcgacctacaccatagctcacggcaacgctggatcctcagcccactgagcaaggccagggatcaaacccacaacctcatggttccttgtcaggtttgttaaccactgcgccacaacaggaactcccaggagataATAAATTATTAAGAAGTGTGTTCCctcaacaacaaagacaaaacaaaactaaacaaacaaaacagacccTAGAGCTCTCACAAAAATTCATGCATTTAACAAGTGGAAACCTCAACAACACACTGTATTTCTGTGACGTGTTTGCGTCTCTCAGAGCCGTctcagcttgggttgctgcaccGCTAGGGCCACTGTTAATTCCCCAGGCCTGTCTAAGAAGTACCCTCTTCCCGTAAGTCTGTTGATCCAGTCAATGGGTCTTTCCTGGTCTTAATGAAAGAATCAAGGGCCCAGAAGGCCACAGATACTGTTCTGGATTCCCTGCTCCTCTTGGGATTTAGTTCTCCTGGGACAGGGAAAAACTGAAGAACCAGCCTCGGAGGCAGCACCAGGGACCTCGGTCAAGGGCAGACAGCCTCGCTTGCGGGACATCTGTGAGTCTGCAGCTGCGGAACAGAGGAGCTAGTGAGCACCTGGCCTTCCGTGTGGGACGGCGTGAGGGGCTGTTGAGTTCTGCGAGGGTCCGGGGAGTCCCAGATGGCAGAGCAGGTCCCCTCTGGTCCAGGGACAGGGACTTCGTGATTACGTTCCTGCAATATATGCCCATGTTACAGCACCTGCCCCGGGCCATGACTTAAGCAGatgcaaggctggggatggaggcaCGTCCCGTGCCTGTGAAACAGTGTTTGTTATCAACGGGATAACAGGTTAATGAACGGTCCGTTGAAGGGTCATTTATGTTCTACTTCACAGGTTTCTGTGTGGTTTTCTTTATCCACTTTCAGCTTGCCAGTTAAAATTCTCTTTGGAACAATTTAGTGCAGAAGGGCTTTGCCCCCTGTCatccagaagagaaaagaagttgAGACACAAGGCTAGGTGTAGTGAGCGTGGAAGCCAGTTTCATGGGATGGTGAGAGCTAGCATCTCAGGAGACTCTGATGGTAGTTTTCATTTATATCAAGGGGTTTGGGGGCAGGGTGCTTGTCTATCTCGTTGAAACAGGATAGAATTGGGGAgagtaaagaaaatggaaatgataaaatatgaatCACAAGCTAAGGGCAGACAGAGATACAAACaactggggagaaggagggaaaaaaattcaaaggagaGCATTTAGTGCCGTTTCCTGCTTGGTAAGTAACAAACCCACGAGCCCTGTTGGATCGCACGTGTCTGACAGGGCTCTGATTATCTCCGAGCGTGATGGGCTTTTCAGATCAGCTGGCTCACTGCGGCATCTCCTGCACACAGTGGGTGTGTGTGATCCCAAGGCTGTGCGTGATGCTTTGATGGATGTAAGCAGTGCatatgagggagaaagggaagtgaCGGGAAGTATAATAGAAACTCTTGGGGTTCTGGATGTTTCTTAGAACACAGCTGGATGGCTGACGGTGGGAAAGGAAGCCCCGTTGTGGACTTTGAGGACCGTGCCATCTCTGCTTGTTTTATGAACGTGGTTGAGTTGATACCTAAGCTGGTTTTCAGAATCGGCtcatttctgtgtctctgtggACTGTGTTTTGATGTATTCGTTGACATGCATTTAAAACGTGGAATGCTCAGTACCTCTGCAAGGAACGGGAATGGCAGAGGCACAGGAAACAGATTTAAATGGGGAATCCTGAGTGCAGACCTGTAGTGAGAGAGGAAGCTGCCAGTATCTCTTCCGCTTCAGTCACTCTTTCCCTTCTGTTCAGCACCCGTCTTCCTGAGGGTCGCTTCCCACTGCTCTTCTCCGCTGTGACGCATCCAGCACTTTCCCTCTGGGATCAGACACCGTCCTCTCGAACTTCCCCAAGTTGTAGGAGATGCTAACGAAGACCTGACATTTTCACTGGACGTCCTACTCTCGACGCAGCAACTTGGAAGTAGAACcgaataaaaagtaataatacgAAGAACAACACTGcacatagtaataataataacggTAGCATTGGAAACAAGCCGCGGGCTGTGAACACGTAGCAGGAAAACCGGAATACAATGgcatcaaggaaatcaaagacctAAGTTTAGAGAAGGAATTGCTCACAAATGGGGACTGAAGCAGTGTCTTAGAAGCATGGAGTGTTCGAGCAAGACCAGCTGAGTTTGAACCTCTGCTTGGTTAGACACTAgctgtgaccctggacaagctCTGCAGCCTCCTTATGCCGTAGATTCCTAACGTGTGAACAGAGACCCTTCCAGCAGTCGTTTGGTTGGGTCATTATTATTAGAAGTAAACGGTATTTTGTGAGCATCAGATTACATAAAGTAGTTGACACAGGGTATGAACTCAGATTAATTTAACAGTATAAATAAAGCAGGGGCTCGGTGGTGGTCTTCGTATTAAAAAGCCGACGTGATTGAAGGCGACTGCTGTGATCACACAGACTGTGGGTTAAGACACAACTAAGGGAGGGACTTAATGCCCAGAGCTCCTCTCTTTTTCATTCTATCTTTTTTCCATCCAGCAAAATGACTTAAATTACAACCGAACTGAAATATAcagcctgattttttttgttttttcattggaAGGGCTTTGAGCCCCAGGtccatttttgtaaattttgtatCTCGAAGAGAAGGTAAGTGTGAGCTAATTTCACTCCAGCCTAGAATGGACAGAGAGTTCAGAGGGAGGAAACGCCTGTGCCAAGGTCCCTGCAGGCTGGTGGCGTAGCTGAGGCTGCTGCTCAGGTAGAGCCTCGTGCCTGGTCCAGGTCTCTTCCTAGGGCACCGAGCAGGTCAGAGTCGTTCGGCCAGATTTACTTCCTCAGTAGTGCCATCAACACTTCCTACAGGAATGCTTCCAGAATAATTGCGCTAACTTCCTCTGAGTCCTGCACCTCCTGTTTTACCTTTTTATATTGGTTAATGGTATCACTATTTATTCCAGACATgatgtctgaaaatattttatctctcatttattcctcatatAAGCTATCTCCTGGAAGTCTCTATtcattgtttgttgttttttaaacacCCTTCTTCTCTATGCCCTGTTGTACTGTCAAGGCCACATTCCTAGTTGCTTTGGCCCATTGCAAAAGCTTCCTAGAGCAATTCCAGATAGCTATATTCCTTCATTTCAATCAGTTTTGCTGCATTTTAAACCATATCTACTTAGCAAAAAATGTATTATGCTAGATCCTAAAGAAATAGCCATCATGGGAATTAAGATGTATTGGTGAAGAATATTACAAAATATGTAATCAGGCGTTGTATCGCTGTGCTATTGGGAAATAGCAGGTAAAAATAGTAAACATACTGTCCACCATCACAGACTTCCCTGAAAAGATAAGTCTTAAATTTTGATCATATTGACGTCTTCTTAAAACATTGGTAAAATGTCATAGGCTCCGTAAATACTATTGAATAATAAATCAGTTCTTCATAGAGCAAATTAACCCCAAAGTCTTTAACGTCTAAAGCTCTTTTTTACATTGACTTTTATTGAAGTGGAGTTGACTTATAGTGttgtatttcaggtgtacagcgaagtgaattAGTCTTCAAGGCACCATGTACTTGCTCGGTCCTGTCTCTCGCGTCTCTAAGCCCTCAATACGCTAGATGACTTGCATTTTACAGtgatttacttctttattttagcttttggcCTTTCTTACTTGTTCTTTCCAAAGTTAGCCTCTTGAAAGGATAGTGTTTTTTGAAAGATAGCTCTAATGGCCACACGTCCACGGATCTTCGCACTGTCCCTCGGTTCAATGTCACACATCGTCTGTGTTACACACGTGGGATCGAGTGTCTGCCATCACTTCATCCTGATCTGCTCTGAGGGGTGGTTGTTTGTGTCCCTGTTTCATGATCCTCCCAAGAGTAGGAGACCCTTGAAATAGCGGgtatttatagtttatatttggTTCCTTCTTTATCATAGTGTTATCAACAGAGTGACCTTAAAGAAATGTTCACCAGCTGATTGAATTCTTGCATGTTTAATTCTTGAGTGTTTCAAACTCATTTTTTGTTACTTTGTTATCTATGAGctgcctttttctcttctctggaaataatattcaaattggagcaaaaaatgaaggaaaaaagggaaggggcACATATTTGAACACAAGCtggaagaaataaatgagaagagaaaaaaggagcaatgcaggccagagggagtagGAGGAAGGGTGTCTTGGGTGGTGATGATGAGTGGGCGCCGCCGGCCACGTCAGAGCCATGTTTTGTGAGTCCTTGCTTTGCAGGGCATCTGTTTAACGGAAGCACGTGCATCCTGGGACCATGCAAAGAGAGAACATGGTTTGGACATGCGCAGTATCAGGTTGGTCATGCGGTGTGCAGAGTAAGGACTGCCTGGactcctgtttctctttctaaGTCCTTTTCATTTGATGATGAACGTTTTCATATTAAATCAGAGGCATCATGATTTAGCGGTATTCAGCCCCCCCAAAAAGCCACCCAGTCTTCTGAACACTTTGTTTCGGGAGCTCCAGGAAAGAGTGTTGTTAGTCGCCAGAAAGGACCCGTCGGACGAAAAGTGTAAGAGGTGTGAGATCATGAAAAGTTTTCTCGTGTGATGCTGTCAGGACAGATGGTGCATTGACCGTGGTGCTGGACCAAagcccagacccactgagtgttTGCTGCTGTTACTGTTTTACCATTATCGTTACCTGAAGCACGAGCTCTAACAGTCGTGGTAACATTCATGTCAGGAAAGCCTGTGTGGCTCGTCACCTTTGAAGCGTTGCTGGTTACTCTGCTTTCTTAAGGCACCACTGCGATGCCAAGGGTCACACTCCATCCGGTGAAATAACCTGATTCTCTGTAATtcacaccctctctctctctctctctccttttccgtctccctctccctctccctccctgtcttccccctccccagggctcagtATCAGAGGACCAAGTAAAGGATGACAGCCTCTTCCAACGACACCAGCCTTAGAGACATCTGGTGTAGCATGACTGGGCTCCCGGGACTGGAAGAGGCACACACCTGGATCTCTATCCCCATCTGTTCCATGTACATAGTTGCTGTCGTAGGCAACACCCTCCTGTTATTCCTGGTCTCCACTGAGCGCCGTCTTCATGAACCCATGTACCTTTTCCTCTCCATGTTGGCTCTGGCAGATGTCTTTCTCTCCACAGCCACCACACCAAAGATGCTAGCTATCTTCTGGTTCCAAGACGGGGGTATTTCTTTTGGTAGCTGTGTGTGCCAGATGTTTTTCCTCCACTTCATCTTTGTGGCAGAATCTGCCATCCTGCTGGCCATGCCGTTTGACCGCTATGTAGCCATCTGTCATCCACTAAGATATGCTGCCATTCTAACACCCTCAGTCATTGGAAAAGTAGGCATTGCTATTGTAACTAGGAGCTTCCTCATCTGCTTCCCCTTGGTTTTTCTGGTTTATCGGCTTACTTACTGTGGGAGAAGGGTTATTCGTCACTCATATTGTGAACACATGGGCATTGCCAGGCTCGCCTGTGACAGCATCAAAGTCAACATCTACTATGGGGTGACTGCGGCTCTGTTTTCCGTATGCCTGGATGTGGTGCTTATCATCATCTCGTATGCCCTCATCCTCCGCGCCGTGTTTAGAATTCCTTCGCAAGATGCCCGCCTCAAGGCTCTGAGTACTTGTGGCTCTCATGTGTGTGTTATCCTACTGTTCTACACCCCGGCCTTTCCTTCAGTCCTCGCTCACCGATTTGGGGGCCACAGTATTCCACTTCATGTACATATCCTCCTTGCCAACCTTTATGTGGTGATACCACCCGCTCTCAACCCCGTCATTTATGGAGCTAAGACCAAGCAAATTCAGGAGAAATTGACCCGTGTCTTCTCTTTGACCAATAAATGTTGCTGATGTAGACTAAACGGCTTAGTTCTTCACTTTTGTATACAACTCCACTAATTGAAGAAAACCTAAAATGTCACTGGGCATCTTACATCATGCTGGCATTAAGAGATCAGTAACAGTAAAATTTGGGTAAATGAGATCATGTTGAGAAATGTAGCAATAAAACCCAGTTTGCACACGGGCAGTGTTACGTTGAGGTTGGGAATTGATTTAAAtgtggtacagtgggaaaaaCTTAACTTATGCCAAAAACTATTAACAGTTTTTAATAAGTAGAACTTACAAAAATTGGAATGGAGTAGTTGAAACCAGTCAGCCATTTATAACATAAAATGCTTTGCCTTttgaaaattgtttatttttcttttctttcactagaGTCCTACCGTCATTAAGTGCTTCTGTTAGTGGGCACCAGCTAGAAGAaggacagagaggaaggaggtaGGGTGGGGAGGTTTCTTTTAGTTGGAAAAGAGGAGGAGTGAACCTCCCTCCGCGTGAGATGGGGAAGAGAAATACCGATGAGCAGGAGACCTGGAGGATCTCATCTTCAAGACCTCAGCGTCAGGCGCACACTCTCTGGCGCTCATGCCAAGTGTCAGGGCGCAGGCGATAGAAACCCAGTGTGTTCTGACGGGGAAGCTAAAAGCAGAATGTTAGCAACCTGTCTCCTGCTTAAAATCTCCCAGGAGAGATTTCCTTGCAAGCTACCTCATGCCATCATCAGAGAGCAGCTTTAGCGTAAAAATGATCATGTGACATATTTAGTGAGAAAAccggtttccttcttttttacagCGTTGTGGGGAACACAGCAATCCTGGTGAATGTTGACTGGTGAAGTGGCCAAGGGAATTCCTTTGGGTAGGAAAAAAGTTATTCTGTAgccaaagagcacaataaaacaaCCATCAGAGTTAGGGAAGTAAGAGAAAATGGGTCAGCTGTTAGGGCTTGTGGACTAAGAGCCATCATTGTGGATGGGACACTAGGTAGACACGAGAGAAAAATCAGTCAAAATGGAGCAGAGAgtgcaggaaggaggaggcatCTCTTTCAGAGTGAGAAGGTAAGATAAGTGTCATCTACTTAAGAGTTTGCTGAGTATTACAGGCTTAGACCAGAGATGCATCCAGTTCTTGAATCAAGGGCCATGCCAGCTTCCCCTTTAATGAAGGTAGCAGGGGACTTGGATGGGTGtgcaagaggagggggagggagtggcagaaATTGCCTAACGGAGAATGTCAATTTCCAATtggcagaaaaaaatcataaatagatTAGGTGATATTATAGCAAATACACCTTTAAAACTCAAAAACTTTAATTGACCATTTAAGTGGAAGATTAGAGTTTTAGAAAACCCAggccatttttcagttgggtttttttttttttttttttttttttgctgttgagttgtatgtgttctttgtgtattttggagataaagcactagttggttgtatcatttgaaactattttctcccgttctatagattgtcttttatttatggtttccttttctgggcaaaagcttttaagtttgattaggtcccatttgtttgtttgtttatattgctttgggagactgaccaaagaaaacgtttgtatggttgatgtcagagaatgtctcgcctatgttctaggagtttgatggtgtcttgtcttatgcttaagtctttaagccatttgaagtttattttgtgcgtggtgtgagggtgttttccagtttcactgatttacatgcaactgcccagttttcccagcaccacctgctgaagagactgtcttctccccattttatattcttgcctcctttgttgaagattaattgaccataggtgtcggggtttatttctgagttcctACTCGgtcccattggtctgtgtgtctgtttttgtgccagtatcacactgtcgtgattaccgtagctttgtaatattgtctgaggtctgggagagttatccctcttgcttggtttttgttcctcaggatttgtttggcaattctggttcttttatgattccatataaattttaggattgtttgccCTAGTTTTgagaaaactgtcatgggtaatttgatagggattgcattgaatctgcagattgttttgggtaataaggtcattttaatgatattaattctgtcaatccaggagcatgggatagctttccatttctttgaatcctctttaatttccttgatgaatgttttataatgcttagcatataagtctttcaccttcttggtcaagtttattcctaggtatttgattttggggggtgtaatttttaaaaggtattgtagttctttattcctttttctaaaatttcattgttcagatacagaaatgcaactgatttctgaatgttaatcttgtatcctgctactttgttgaattcatcCATCAGTTCAAGAAGtgtttgtgtggagtccttagggttttctatattagtgtcatgtcatctgcatagggtgacaaagacctgaatagacatttctccaaagaagacatatgaatggccaacaggcacatgaaaaaatgctcaccatcactaattatcagagaaatgcaaattaaaactacagtgaggtaccacctcacacgtgtaagaatggccatcattagtaagtcaagaaataacaaatgctggtgagggtgtggagaaaagggaacctcctgcactgttggtgggaatgtaaattgacacaaccactatggaaaacaggatggaggtgcctcagaaaagtaaatatagaacccACATACCagctagcaatcccactccagggcatatatccggacaaaactttcattcaaaaagatccatgcacccatatattcattgcagcactattcacaatagccaagagatggaaacaacccaaatgtccattgagagatgaatgggttaagaagccgtggtgcatatacacagtggaatactactcagctataaaaatgaccaagataatgccatttgcagcaacaatgatggaactagagattctcatactgagtgaagtaagtcagaaagagaaagacaaataccacatgatatgacttatacctggaatctaatttatggcacaaatgaacctttccacagggaaaaaaactcatggatttggaaaatagacttgtggctgccaagggggaggataAGGGAGAGACGTGGAGTGGGATTTGgagtttgtagatgcaaactgtagcatttggagtggataagcaaagagatcctgttGTATGGCATAGAGAACCATATCTAATTGCTTGTGATAGAACATTATGGAGGCtgatgtgagaaaaacaatgtgtataaatgtgtaactttgctctacagcagaaactgacagaacattgtaaatcaactatagtaaaaaaaataaaaaacaaaaacactggccATAGATAGGGATTTTGAGAACAAGATAAAGTTAAACAAGATACAACTCACCACATTTGACTTTCTGAGTAGAAAATACAAACTCTCTTACGTAAGAattttgtatataataatatTGCCTGAGAAAATAATGGTCTACCAAGTGAGTGTTTCACCTGCTAATTCACTTGAAAATCTGTATTTACATCAGCAcagaatttaagatttttaactCACACGGtgaacaccaccaccaccaaaaacaaacagaataacGAGGAAAGAACTGCAG
This genomic interval carries:
- the LOC100518320 gene encoding olfactory receptor 52Z1-like, whose product is MTASSNDTSLRDIWCSMTGLPGLEEAHTWISIPICSMYIVAVVGNTLLLFLVSTERRLHEPMYLFLSMLALADVFLSTATTPKMLAIFWFQDGGISFGSCVCQMFFLHFIFVAESAILLAMPFDRYVAICHPLRYAAILTPSVIGKVGIAIVTRSFLICFPLVFLVYRLTYCGRRVIRHSYCEHMGIARLACDSIKVNIYYGVTAALFSVCLDVVLIIISYALILRAVFRIPSQDARLKALSTCGSHVCVILLFYTPAFPSVLAHRFGGHSIPLHVHILLANLYVVIPPALNPVIYGAKTKQIQEKLTRVFSLTNKCC